The Microcoleus sp. FACHB-68 genome includes a region encoding these proteins:
- a CDS encoding nucleotidyltransferase domain-containing protein, producing MSKTGLGIQELLYYERSQILAIAQKHGAYNVRVFGSVARGEATPESDIDLLVDYDLEKITPWFPGGLLLDLEQLLNRKVDIATVDMLKERIRERVLQEAVPL from the coding sequence ATGAGCAAAACAGGATTAGGCATTCAAGAATTACTGTATTATGAGCGATCGCAAATTCTAGCCATTGCCCAAAAGCACGGAGCCTACAATGTACGCGTATTCGGTTCAGTAGCGCGGGGCGAAGCGACCCCAGAAAGCGATATTGATTTGTTAGTGGATTACGATTTAGAAAAAATTACGCCTTGGTTTCCAGGTGGGCTATTGCTTGATTTAGAACAACTACTCAATCGTAAGGTTGATATCGCCACAGTGGATATGTTGAAAGAACGCATTCGCGAGCGCGTTTTGCAGGAAGCTGTACCACTATGA
- a CDS encoding GNAT family N-acetyltransferase translates to MLDMVAVDPDFQGRGIGSALIEFALAWMKDAGMSIAMVETGGDAGHAPARHTYEKVGFELFPVARYFKKL, encoded by the coding sequence ATGCTCGATATGGTTGCTGTCGATCCAGATTTTCAAGGTCGCGGCATTGGTAGTGCTTTGATAGAATTCGCTCTGGCTTGGATGAAAGATGCTGGGATGTCTATTGCGATGGTTGAGACTGGAGGTGATGCCGGTCATGCCCCAGCCCGTCACACCTATGAAAAGGTAGGCTTTGAGCTATTTCCAGTCGCCAGATACTTCAAGAAGCTTTAA
- a CDS encoding AAA family ATPase, which translates to MHRYIKHIKAEGVLGRFDIDQEFQEGVNVLFGKNGTGKTTLLHILANLLNGDYKRFACTEFRTIRVQLNDDTNIVISKKEVEEDSNINVTVNDESVAENISTTRERLKLDQDREEWRILSAYRERKLRELQEDDDEEEVKPILPVAYFPAFRTMIEAWASAELRPRNPKDIQILSTKFARELFGSFVPSLNYPSPIEIERGLSEEIDEALFKVTRADRKYFGELLPNIFQILSKNSISTEYTLAEEGESEEIIEEINSLVKKLEKYALKAAPEITKLRSSVSSFEVDNQKKRIAEQVLNIYRKALREVVSVQDNSFRSIETYLESINSFLEGKSIEISSTEPILRRKSSVEIKFEAGTPNTIPGIRRALSSGERQIVTLIYAATHMSKQEIVLIDEPEISLHVDWQRHLLQKMSEQLGERQIIVCTHSPVIGADYEERVIIFEPTITCSSENTNNNGFVEEDGEVF; encoded by the coding sequence ATGCACCGCTATATTAAGCATATTAAGGCAGAGGGAGTTCTTGGACGCTTTGATATTGATCAAGAATTCCAAGAAGGTGTAAATGTCTTGTTTGGTAAAAATGGTACTGGAAAAACAACCTTACTCCACATATTAGCCAACTTGCTAAACGGTGACTATAAGCGATTTGCTTGCACAGAGTTTAGAACAATTAGGGTTCAGCTTAATGATGACACCAATATTGTTATTTCAAAGAAGGAAGTTGAGGAAGATAGCAATATTAATGTGACTGTCAATGATGAGAGCGTTGCAGAAAATATTTCAACAACAAGAGAGAGATTGAAGCTGGATCAAGATAGAGAAGAATGGCGTATCTTATCTGCTTATCGGGAGCGAAAGTTAAGAGAACTACAAGAAGATGATGATGAGGAGGAAGTTAAGCCTATACTTCCAGTTGCGTATTTTCCCGCTTTTAGAACAATGATCGAAGCATGGGCTTCAGCAGAATTGAGGCCACGAAATCCCAAAGACATACAGATTTTAAGCACAAAATTTGCTCGTGAACTATTCGGTTCCTTTGTGCCAAGTCTAAACTATCCTTCACCCATTGAAATAGAACGTGGACTAAGTGAAGAAATAGATGAGGCATTATTTAAAGTGACGCGTGCTGATAGAAAATATTTTGGAGAATTACTTCCAAACATATTTCAAATTTTATCTAAAAACTCAATTTCTACTGAATACACCCTTGCAGAGGAAGGTGAGTCTGAAGAGATTATTGAAGAAATAAACTCCTTAGTCAAAAAGCTAGAAAAATATGCCTTAAAAGCAGCCCCTGAAATCACGAAGCTCCGTAGTTCTGTATCTTCTTTCGAGGTGGATAACCAAAAGAAGAGAATTGCAGAGCAAGTACTAAATATTTATCGAAAGGCTCTTAGAGAAGTTGTTTCAGTTCAAGACAATTCGTTTAGAAGTATTGAAACTTATTTAGAGTCCATAAACTCATTTTTAGAAGGCAAAAGCATAGAAATTAGTTCGACAGAACCCATATTGAGGCGAAAGTCATCAGTAGAAATAAAATTTGAAGCAGGAACTCCAAACACGATACCTGGTATTCGTCGCGCATTATCATCAGGAGAACGTCAAATAGTAACACTGATTTATGCTGCCACTCATATGAGTAAGCAGGAAATAGTTTTGATTGATGAGCCAGAGATTTCTCTTCATGTTGATTGGCAAAGGCATCTTCTTCAGAAAATGTCCGAGCAGCTTGGAGAGCGACAAATCATAGTTTGTACACACTCACCCGTAATTGGAGCAGATTATGAAGAGCGGGTAATAATTTTTGAGCCAACAATTACCTGTTCATCTGAAAATACCAACAACAATGGATTTGTTGAAGAGGACGGTGAGGTATTTTAA
- a CDS encoding DUF4435 domain-containing protein encodes MATKYDPQSYRVYLRNSISSKTKHILVEGRDDKYLIDKLCKDFLTENNQSQNFEVLVDSAESLIQVQGDELQLLSNNREKVEFIANSVYGQPYADGFVGFIDRELHKFKWDCDVDSELQDLVESHEIIKRLVRSRGHSIENYIFDLSILYEVLESLSTTVYANQAIELFKESFQHTLRIACSIGLAATKAQVLSKISSTIEYKLLEITSTREITFNLDNWIEELLKRQISASQAQDIRLHYATYNDQVSRASISLVRWICHGHIGYDFLRALYERCVFDSCPIVQDKTKEVSGISWVAKEKLLSCFINSWIKKSLQEQYEYPIAIFELLKITS; translated from the coding sequence ATGGCTACTAAGTACGATCCACAATCTTATCGAGTGTATTTAAGGAACAGTATTAGTAGTAAAACTAAGCATATTCTTGTTGAAGGAAGAGATGACAAATATTTAATTGACAAATTATGCAAAGATTTTTTAACTGAAAACAACCAAAGCCAAAATTTTGAAGTTCTTGTAGATTCTGCCGAAAGTCTTATACAAGTACAAGGAGATGAATTACAGTTGTTATCAAATAATAGAGAGAAAGTGGAATTCATTGCTAACAGTGTTTATGGACAACCATATGCAGATGGTTTCGTTGGCTTTATTGACAGAGAGTTGCACAAATTTAAATGGGATTGTGATGTTGATTCCGAACTACAAGATTTGGTTGAATCTCATGAAATAATTAAGCGGCTTGTTCGATCAAGAGGTCATTCCATAGAAAACTATATCTTCGATTTATCTATACTTTATGAAGTCCTCGAATCTCTTTCAACTACAGTATATGCAAATCAGGCAATTGAGTTATTTAAGGAATCTTTTCAGCACACTCTCCGTATAGCTTGCTCAATTGGGCTTGCAGCAACAAAAGCACAAGTTTTATCTAAAATTAGTTCGACAATTGAGTACAAACTTCTCGAAATCACTTCGACTAGGGAAATAACGTTCAATCTTGATAATTGGATTGAGGAACTCCTTAAAAGACAAATTTCAGCCTCCCAAGCACAAGATATAAGATTGCACTATGCAACTTATAACGACCAAGTTTCTAGAGCCTCAATTTCTTTGGTGAGATGGATATGTCATGGACATATTGGTTATGATTTCTTGAGAGCCTTATATGAAAGATGCGTATTTGATAGTTGTCCAATTGTACAAGATAAGACTAAAGAGGTGAGTGGAATAAGTTGGGTAGCTAAGGAAAAGTTACTGTCTTGTTTCATCAACTCTTGGATAAAAAAGTCTTTGCAAGAGCAATATGAATACCCTATAGCCATTTTTGAGTTATTAAAAATAACATCATAA
- a CDS encoding DCC1-like thiol-disulfide oxidoreductase family protein — translation MPYHVIYDGNCNLCVTLVQQLENLDKGQLFTYIPMQDPQALTQFGVTPQDCELGMIVIDAGNPQRRWQGSDAAEEIGRLLPAGYVFVEAYRALPGLKWAGDRFYEQIRDNRYTIFGKRSSTYQSTYPSACSNNTCG, via the coding sequence ATGCCTTACCACGTTATTTATGATGGCAATTGCAATCTGTGTGTCACCCTGGTGCAGCAGCTAGAAAATTTAGACAAAGGCCAGCTATTTACCTACATTCCCATGCAAGATCCACAGGCGCTCACTCAGTTTGGCGTCACGCCGCAAGATTGTGAACTGGGGATGATTGTAATCGACGCCGGCAATCCCCAGCGCCGGTGGCAAGGCAGTGATGCCGCAGAAGAAATTGGACGGCTGTTACCCGCCGGCTACGTGTTTGTGGAAGCCTATCGAGCACTGCCGGGGCTAAAGTGGGCCGGTGATCGCTTCTATGAACAAATTCGTGATAACCGCTACACCATATTTGGTAAACGCTCAAGCACCTACCAATCTACCTACCCCAGCGCTTGCAGCAACAACACTTGCGGCTAG
- a CDS encoding histidine kinase codes for MATPCHIIVEGNPVIIYASRNGSPDKVRRILKPFLEKFLQERETAGEYCDTPECLVAQIVVRFGFEICEDDFSNLKVSLAYDPTVEYLYSVAPDQQVSVWVAQEEYRQNPSLGLKACRQLEGEGWRID; via the coding sequence ATGGCCACCCCCTGCCACATCATTGTTGAAGGGAATCCCGTAATCATCTACGCCAGTCGGAATGGAAGCCCCGACAAAGTTCGACGTATCCTCAAACCCTTTCTAGAAAAATTTTTGCAAGAGAGAGAAACCGCTGGAGAATACTGTGATACACCTGAGTGTTTAGTGGCTCAGATTGTTGTCCGCTTTGGGTTTGAGATTTGTGAAGATGATTTCTCTAATTTAAAAGTGAGCTTGGCTTACGATCCAACGGTGGAGTACCTTTACTCCGTTGCACCGGATCAACAGGTGAGTGTTTGGGTTGCACAGGAAGAATATCGCCAAAATCCCAGCTTGGGACTGAAAGCGTGCCGGCAGTTGGAGGGGGAAGGCTGGCGCATTGACTAA
- the ffh gene encoding signal recognition particle protein, which yields MFDALADRLEAAWKKLRGQDKISESNIQEALRDVRRALLEADVNLQVVKDFIAEVETKAQGAEVITGVRPAQQFIKIVHDELVQVMGETNVPLATADTKPTIVLMAGLQGTGKTTASAKLALHLRKTNRTAMLVATDIYRPAAVDQLVTLGKQIGVPVFEMGTGTDPVEIARQGVERAIAENVDTVIIDTAGRLQIDQDMMAELARIKETVKPHETLLVVDAMTGQEAANLTRTFHNQIGITGAILTKLDGDSRGGAALSVRQISGAPIKFVGVGEKVEALQPFYPDRMASRILGMGDVLTLVEKAAEEVDIADAEKMQEKILTAKFDFTDFLKQMRLMKNMGSLGGLLKLIPGMNKVSDEDLRKGESQLKQAEAMINSMTIEERRNPDVLASSPSRRRRIAKGSGYGEKEVTDLVTNFTKMRAMMQQMGQGQFPGMGMPGMGGMGGMGGMGGGPWGGNNAPQPGWRGYPGGNPAANKKKKKEKKKKGFGQL from the coding sequence ATGTTCGACGCACTTGCCGACCGCTTAGAAGCTGCCTGGAAAAAACTGCGAGGTCAGGACAAAATCTCGGAATCCAATATCCAAGAGGCTTTGCGGGATGTTCGCAGAGCGCTTCTGGAAGCCGATGTTAACCTCCAGGTGGTTAAAGATTTTATTGCTGAGGTAGAAACCAAAGCCCAAGGTGCTGAGGTGATTACCGGCGTGAGGCCGGCTCAGCAGTTCATTAAAATTGTCCACGACGAACTCGTGCAGGTGATGGGGGAAACGAATGTTCCCCTCGCCACTGCTGACACGAAGCCGACAATCGTACTGATGGCCGGTTTGCAAGGGACAGGTAAAACGACGGCATCTGCCAAGCTGGCGTTACACCTGCGGAAAACCAATCGCACGGCGATGCTGGTGGCGACAGATATTTACCGGCCTGCTGCTGTTGACCAGTTGGTGACACTGGGTAAGCAAATTGGCGTGCCGGTGTTTGAAATGGGCACCGGCACCGATCCGGTGGAAATTGCCCGTCAAGGGGTCGAGAGAGCGATCGCAGAGAACGTCGATACGGTGATTATCGATACTGCCGGTCGTCTGCAAATCGACCAAGACATGATGGCAGAGCTAGCACGAATCAAGGAAACTGTCAAGCCCCACGAAACCTTGCTCGTCGTGGACGCCATGACCGGCCAAGAAGCCGCCAACCTGACGCGCACCTTCCACAACCAAATTGGCATCACCGGCGCAATTCTCACCAAGCTAGATGGGGATAGCAGAGGTGGTGCAGCCCTTTCTGTGCGGCAAATTTCCGGCGCACCGATTAAATTTGTCGGCGTCGGCGAAAAAGTCGAAGCACTGCAACCGTTTTACCCAGATCGGATGGCGTCTCGGATTTTGGGGATGGGAGACGTTCTCACCTTAGTCGAGAAAGCCGCTGAGGAAGTCGATATTGCAGATGCCGAGAAGATGCAAGAGAAAATCCTCACGGCAAAGTTCGACTTTACCGACTTTCTCAAGCAAATGCGGCTGATGAAGAACATGGGTTCTCTCGGCGGTTTGCTCAAGCTAATTCCGGGGATGAATAAAGTTTCAGACGAGGATTTGCGAAAAGGCGAATCCCAGCTGAAACAGGCAGAGGCGATGATCAATTCCATGACGATTGAAGAACGCCGCAACCCCGATGTATTAGCCAGTTCACCCAGCCGCAGGCGACGGATTGCCAAGGGTTCGGGTTATGGAGAAAAGGAAGTCACCGATTTGGTGACCAACTTCACCAAAATGCGAGCAATGATGCAGCAAATGGGCCAAGGCCAGTTTCCAGGGATGGGAATGCCGGGAATGGGTGGCATGGGCGGCATGGGCGGCATGGGCGGTGGCCCTTGGGGTGGCAACAATGCACCCCAGCCCGGTTGGCGAGGATATCCGGGTGGAAATCCAGCCGCTAACAAGAAAAAGAAAAAGGAAAAAAAGAAGAAAGGTTTCGGCCAACTGTAG
- the rpsP gene encoding 30S ribosomal protein S16, whose product MIKLRLKRYGKKREVSYRIVAMKSSDRRDGRPLEELGFFNPRTDEVRLDVPAIVKRLQQGAQPTETVRALLKKANVFEQVSG is encoded by the coding sequence ATGATCAAATTGCGCTTAAAGCGGTATGGCAAAAAAAGGGAAGTGAGCTACCGGATCGTAGCGATGAAAAGCAGCGATCGCCGCGATGGCCGTCCCTTAGAAGAACTGGGCTTCTTCAATCCCAGAACCGATGAAGTCAGGCTTGACGTGCCGGCGATTGTCAAGCGTCTGCAACAAGGAGCGCAACCCACAGAGACAGTGCGTGCCCTTCTGAAAAAAGCCAATGTCTTTGAGCAAGTCAGTGGTTAA
- a CDS encoding KH domain-containing protein produces MSLSKSVVNPQAISQSGSPSAAPQYDELVRFLVQPFLDASDALKVDCEISPSRPRIWVRLAIEGEDKGRVFGRGRRNIEAIRMVLEATAQAAGQSIHLDIYGAGNSRTDTPPPTREANPTPTREANPRIPRPQSRQSGLPRPSSQPRSPE; encoded by the coding sequence ATGTCTTTGAGCAAGTCAGTGGTTAACCCACAAGCGATATCACAAAGCGGCTCCCCCTCAGCCGCTCCACAATACGATGAACTGGTACGTTTTTTAGTCCAGCCTTTTTTAGACGCGTCAGACGCCTTGAAAGTGGATTGCGAAATCTCCCCCAGCAGACCCCGGATTTGGGTACGTCTGGCTATTGAGGGCGAGGATAAAGGACGTGTATTCGGTCGGGGCAGACGCAATATAGAGGCAATACGCATGGTGTTGGAAGCGACGGCTCAAGCTGCCGGCCAGTCCATTCACCTGGATATTTACGGGGCGGGGAATTCAAGAACGGATACGCCGCCGCCCACTCGCGAAGCGAATCCGACGCCCACTCGCGAAGCGAATCCGAGAATCCCCAGACCTCAATCTCGCCAGTCTGGTTTACCCAGACCGTCTTCTCAACCACGCTCTCCCGAATGA
- the rpsU gene encoding 30S ribosomal protein S21, whose product MAEVRLAENESIESALRRFKKKIQKAGILFEVKRHERYEKPSLRRKRKAEATRKYRQ is encoded by the coding sequence TTGGCAGAAGTCCGTTTGGCAGAAAATGAGTCGATTGAGTCGGCTTTAAGGCGCTTTAAAAAGAAAATTCAGAAGGCTGGGATTTTGTTTGAGGTTAAACGTCACGAACGTTATGAAAAACCCAGCCTGCGTCGTAAGCGCAAAGCGGAAGCTACCCGCAAGTACCGTCAATAA
- a CDS encoding PhoH family protein has protein sequence MIEAFKIELPNVSSALALAGYQEENLKTLARQTGAQLVLRGQDLLISGTENQIDLCRRLVRSLEDFWKHGKSISQVDILTARHALDTHQTDELQDLRHDVLAKTRRGEEIRAKTFRQRQYIQAVRNHDLTFCIGPAGTGKTYLAAVLAVQALLANQYERLILTRPAVEAGEKLGFLPGDLLQKVDPYLRPLYDALYEFIEPEKITNLMERGVIEIAPLAYMRGRTLNHAFVILDEAQNTTPSQMKMVLTRLGFRSRMVVTGDITQTDLPTNQASGLAASQKILQHVEGIAFCNLTQADVVRHALVQRIVAAYEKYEN, from the coding sequence ATGATAGAAGCATTTAAAATAGAACTGCCGAATGTTAGCAGTGCCCTTGCGCTAGCCGGCTATCAAGAAGAAAATTTAAAAACACTGGCACGGCAAACCGGCGCACAACTCGTGCTGCGCGGGCAAGATTTATTGATTTCTGGAACAGAAAATCAAATCGATTTGTGTCGCCGGCTAGTGCGTTCCTTAGAAGATTTTTGGAAACACGGTAAAAGCATTTCTCAAGTCGATATTCTCACAGCCCGTCATGCTTTAGACACTCATCAAACTGACGAGTTGCAAGATTTGCGGCACGATGTTTTGGCAAAAACTCGTCGCGGAGAAGAAATTCGAGCCAAAACCTTTCGGCAGCGGCAGTATATTCAAGCGGTACGCAATCACGATCTGACCTTTTGCATCGGCCCTGCCGGCACCGGCAAAACCTATCTCGCCGCCGTTCTTGCCGTCCAAGCATTGCTGGCAAATCAGTATGAACGGCTGATTTTAACTCGCCCCGCCGTAGAAGCCGGTGAAAAGCTGGGCTTTTTACCAGGGGATTTGCTGCAAAAAGTCGATCCCTATCTGCGCCCTCTCTACGATGCCCTCTACGAATTTATCGAACCTGAAAAAATTACCAATTTGATGGAACGGGGGGTGATAGAAATCGCTCCCTTAGCATATATGCGGGGCCGTACCCTGAACCACGCCTTTGTAATTTTGGATGAAGCCCAAAATACAACACCGTCTCAGATGAAAATGGTATTAACCCGTTTAGGGTTCCGTTCCCGCATGGTTGTCACCGGCGACATCACCCAAACCGATTTGCCGACGAACCAAGCCTCAGGATTGGCAGCCTCTCAAAAAATCCTGCAACACGTTGAGGGCATTGCTTTCTGCAACCTCACCCAAGCCGATGTTGTGCGCCATGCTCTAGTGCAGCGCATTGTCGCCGCTTATGAAAAGTATGAAAATTAG
- a CDS encoding ChuX/HutX family heme-like substrate-binding protein: MNSTLKDFLESCHTLGILRLIVTSSAAVLEARGTVEKLFYAELPKGRYANMHTEGFEFHLNMDKITQVKFETGEAKRGNFTTYAIRFLDEKQEPALSLFLQWGKPGEYAPGQVEAWHQMREQYGEIWEPAPLEV; encoded by the coding sequence ATGAATAGCACCCTGAAAGACTTTCTAGAATCTTGCCACACCCTCGGCATATTACGCCTGATTGTTACTAGCAGTGCAGCCGTTTTAGAAGCCCGTGGAACTGTTGAGAAATTGTTCTACGCCGAGTTGCCCAAAGGCCGGTATGCGAATATGCACACAGAAGGCTTCGAGTTTCACCTAAATATGGACAAAATCACACAGGTGAAATTTGAAACCGGCGAAGCGAAACGAGGCAATTTCACCACCTATGCCATTCGCTTTCTCGATGAAAAACAAGAGCCGGCTTTAAGCTTATTTCTCCAGTGGGGCAAGCCTGGAGAATACGCACCAGGACAGGTGGAAGCATGGCATCAAATGCGAGAGCAATACGGCGAAATTTGGGAACCTGCACCTTTGGAGGTTTGA
- a CDS encoding DUF6816 family protein: MRIIWNLCLILLLSFWGAAGATAGPLAERMAQFPDWQNKPPVRAAQGDLIYPGWMAGTWRVTSTLVDTVAPLAPALVTPGFEGNRQYLNQPVTFPVRFVGEISLKRRTLNATLFTPLFNTFVNKNLTLQPATTKGKSIKTGPVVADRAFNGLSIARAYLGESAVSSVKVDPDSPSRQITQLRGGSQLVSVVTGRGSETPAPDKFVATEVSQQVFRGGTTLYFNEVETTTFYQRQPSEMPVIQAQQVSAIYLSPQDPDYFAANGRPVALYRYDLELLPASE; this comes from the coding sequence ATGAGAATTATTTGGAATTTGTGCTTAATTTTGCTTTTGTCGTTCTGGGGGGCTGCCGGCGCGACGGCTGGGCCGCTGGCTGAGCGGATGGCGCAATTTCCTGACTGGCAGAATAAGCCGCCGGTGAGGGCTGCTCAAGGGGATTTAATCTATCCAGGTTGGATGGCAGGAACTTGGCGCGTTACCAGTACGCTGGTGGATACCGTGGCACCTTTGGCACCGGCTCTTGTCACGCCTGGATTTGAGGGAAATCGTCAGTATCTCAATCAGCCTGTGACATTTCCTGTGCGGTTTGTGGGGGAAATCTCCCTGAAGCGCCGCACCCTTAATGCAACTCTTTTCACGCCATTATTTAATACTTTTGTCAATAAAAATTTAACCCTTCAACCCGCTACAACGAAAGGGAAATCTATCAAAACCGGCCCCGTGGTTGCAGATAGAGCCTTCAATGGCTTAAGTATTGCACGAGCTTATTTAGGTGAGAGCGCTGTCTCTAGTGTCAAAGTCGATCCTGATTCTCCCAGCCGGCAGATTACCCAATTGCGAGGCGGAAGTCAGCTTGTTTCAGTTGTCACAGGTCGAGGAAGTGAGACACCGGCACCTGATAAATTTGTAGCTACCGAAGTCAGTCAACAAGTGTTTCGAGGGGGAACAACGCTTTATTTTAACGAAGTGGAGACCACAACATTCTATCAGCGACAGCCCTCAGAGATGCCGGTGATTCAAGCACAGCAGGTCAGCGCTATTTATCTATCACCGCAAGATCCAGACTACTTTGCAGCCAACGGACGGCCTGTAGCGCTTTATCGCTATGATTTGGAACTATTGCCGGCATCTGAGTGA
- a CDS encoding MASE1 domain-containing protein, producing MTWLQTRQWRYLISVGVLTAVYFGAAVVATKIPGMNVLASPVGLPAGIALAALLVHGQQFWPGVGLGAFFFALSCHASWVVALGISVSSTLQALAGLKLLNRMGFRASFERPRDVVSLFLGAMVSMLINASLDTLTLCLAGIQPWAEFNSLWWSVWVGGVMGVAILTPLLLKWREWPDPKRFGYLIEVSSWICLLLSIGWVVFCSRTRVYIASYPLEYLPFPFMVWGALRFGQGGTVLANLIFSGFALWGVARESGPFLKHTSNNGEAILTLQAFTAVLALTSLVLAAAIAGRQRAEVSLRENQASLANAQRIAQVGNWDLDLMKQHLSWSDEVYRLVGFSPGTIRPAHETFLQLVHPDDRELVSESFSQALNERTPYSIDYRIVRPDGTQRTVHEQVEIILNQAGEAVRLTGTVQDITERQRAEEFRLAKEAAEEANRAKSAFLANMSHELRTPLNAIIGYSEMLQEEAEDAGEDAFVEDLLKINSAGKQLLSLISDILDLSKIEAGRMTLHLETFEISTLIWEVVTTIQPLVDKNANTLTIHCPDDIGSMQLDLSKVRQALLNILSNAAKFTKQGKITLTVDTAAELNYKAGERDNGRVGENLQSFAPSLSHNLAGSNSSSPWIIFSVTDTGIGMTPQQSAQVFQPFTQADNSTTRNYGGTGLGLTITQKFCQMMGGDITVSSELGHGSTFTIWLPVKLSESQIESNSQPSRSNSNV from the coding sequence ATGACCTGGCTCCAGACCCGGCAGTGGCGGTATTTGATCTCGGTGGGTGTCCTCACTGCGGTCTACTTTGGCGCGGCAGTTGTTGCAACTAAAATTCCGGGAATGAATGTGTTGGCGTCGCCCGTGGGATTGCCTGCCGGTATTGCCCTGGCAGCCCTTCTCGTCCACGGACAACAGTTCTGGCCTGGGGTTGGGTTGGGTGCTTTTTTCTTCGCACTCTCATGCCACGCCTCATGGGTTGTGGCTTTAGGCATCAGTGTCAGCAGTACCTTGCAAGCGTTAGCCGGGTTAAAACTGCTTAACCGCATGGGGTTTCGCGCTTCATTTGAACGCCCGCGAGATGTGGTTTCCCTCTTCTTGGGCGCAATGGTATCGATGCTGATCAATGCTAGCCTTGATACCTTGACCTTGTGCTTAGCCGGCATCCAACCCTGGGCGGAGTTTAATTCACTGTGGTGGAGTGTGTGGGTAGGGGGCGTCATGGGTGTCGCAATTTTGACGCCCCTATTACTCAAATGGCGTGAGTGGCCCGACCCTAAACGTTTTGGTTACCTCATTGAAGTTAGTAGCTGGATCTGCCTGCTGTTGAGCATCGGCTGGGTTGTCTTCTGTTCGAGAACGCGGGTGTATATTGCCAGCTATCCCCTTGAGTATCTGCCGTTTCCATTTATGGTTTGGGGGGCTTTGCGATTTGGCCAGGGGGGAACGGTTCTCGCTAACTTGATTTTTTCTGGTTTTGCCCTGTGGGGTGTTGCCAGGGAAAGCGGCCCTTTCCTCAAGCATACGAGCAATAACGGCGAGGCGATTCTGACTTTACAAGCCTTTACAGCGGTACTTGCTCTCACTTCTTTGGTTTTGGCTGCTGCCATTGCCGGACGCCAGCGTGCGGAGGTATCGCTGCGGGAAAATCAAGCGAGTTTGGCCAATGCTCAGCGGATCGCTCAAGTGGGAAACTGGGACTTAGACTTGATGAAACAGCATTTATCTTGGTCAGATGAAGTTTATCGCCTGGTCGGATTTTCTCCCGGTACGATTCGCCCTGCACACGAGACTTTTTTGCAATTAGTTCATCCTGATGACCGAGAACTGGTCAGTGAGTCTTTCAGTCAGGCATTGAACGAACGAACACCTTATAGTATTGACTACCGAATTGTTCGACCCGATGGCACTCAACGCACGGTTCACGAGCAAGTGGAAATTATTCTAAACCAGGCAGGAGAGGCAGTTCGTCTCACCGGCACAGTTCAGGACATTACAGAACGCCAGCGGGCCGAAGAATTCCGTTTGGCGAAAGAAGCTGCTGAAGAAGCCAACCGTGCGAAAAGTGCGTTTTTGGCGAATATGAGTCATGAGTTGCGAACGCCGCTGAATGCGATTATTGGTTACAGTGAGATGCTGCAAGAGGAAGCCGAAGATGCCGGTGAGGATGCATTTGTTGAAGATCTATTGAAAATTAATTCCGCCGGCAAACAATTGCTTTCTTTGATCAGCGATATTCTTGATTTATCTAAGATTGAAGCCGGTCGCATGACGCTTCATTTGGAAACTTTTGAAATATCGACGCTGATCTGGGAAGTTGTTACAACCATTCAGCCGTTGGTAGACAAAAATGCCAATACGCTTACGATTCATTGTCCTGATGATATTGGCTCAATGCAGCTTGATTTGAGTAAGGTTCGGCAAGCGCTGCTGAATATTCTGAGTAATGCGGCTAAGTTTACTAAGCAGGGGAAAATTACGCTGACAGTAGATACAGCAGCGGAACTGAACTACAAAGCCGGTGAACGCGATAATGGAAGGGTAGGAGAGAATCTGCAATCTTTTGCTCCCTCACTTTCTCACAACCTCGCCGGTTCAAATTCTTCCTCACCTTGGATCATTTTCTCTGTCACCGATACCGGCATTGGGATGACTCCGCAGCAAAGTGCTCAGGTGTTCCAGCCTTTTACCCAAGCGGATAACTCGACAACTCGCAATTATGGCGGCACAGGACTGGGACTAACGATCACCCAGAAGTTTTGCCAAATGATGGGGGGAGATATTACAGTTAGTAGTGAGTTAGGTCATGGATCGACGTTTACAATTTGGCTGCCGGTGAAGCTAAGTGAATCGCAAATAGAATCCAATTCTCAGCCTTCACGGTCAAACTCAAATGTTTGA